Proteins encoded in a region of the Campylobacter magnus genome:
- the prpB gene encoding methylisocitrate lyase, whose product MTSAGKKFREAVKNNNPLQILGVINAYSAIQAQKSGAKALYLSGAGVANASIGLPDLGMTNLEDVCIDVRRITAASDLPLLVDADTGWGGAFNIARTIKELTRAGAAACHIEDQVAQKRCGHRPNKELVSKDEMCDRIKAAVDGRIDSEFVIMARTDAHASEGQAAALDRAAAYVEAGADMIFAEAIHTLEEYKQFTSAIKVPVLANITEFGKTPYFSTTELAGVGISMVLYPLSAFRAMNKAALEVFKDIIAHGHQKASIEKMQTRDELYEMLGYHDFEKKLDELFKK is encoded by the coding sequence ATGACAAGTGCAGGTAAAAAATTTCGCGAAGCGGTAAAAAACAACAACCCACTTCAAATCCTAGGTGTAATCAACGCTTATAGCGCAATACAAGCGCAAAAATCAGGCGCAAAGGCTCTATATCTAAGTGGAGCTGGCGTAGCAAACGCAAGTATCGGTCTGCCTGACCTTGGTATGACAAACCTTGAAGATGTATGTATTGATGTGCGCCGCATCACAGCAGCTAGTGATTTGCCGCTTTTAGTAGATGCTGATACTGGCTGGGGTGGAGCGTTTAATATCGCTAGAACCATAAAAGAACTAACAAGAGCAGGCGCAGCAGCATGTCATATAGAAGACCAAGTAGCCCAAAAACGCTGCGGACACCGCCCAAATAAAGAACTAGTAAGCAAAGATGAAATGTGTGATCGCATAAAAGCAGCCGTAGATGGTCGCATTGATAGCGAGTTTGTGATCATGGCTAGGACCGATGCTCATGCTAGCGAGGGGCAAGCAGCAGCGCTAGATCGTGCAGCAGCGTATGTAGAGGCCGGAGCTGATATGATATTTGCCGAGGCTATTCACACACTAGAAGAATACAAGCAATTTACAAGTGCTATTAAAGTGCCAGTGCTAGCAAATATCACTGAGTTTGGCAAAACTCCGTATTTTAGCACCACAGAGCTTGCTGGGGTGGGAATTTCTATGGTGCTTTATCCACTCTCAGCGTTTCGTGCGATGAATAAAGCAGCGCTTGAAGTATTTAAAGACATCATCGCACATGGTCATCAAAAAGCTAGCATTGAGAAAATGCAAACTAGAGATGAGTTATATGAGATGCTAGGTTATCATGACTTTGAGAAGAAGTTAGATGAGCTGTTTAAGAAATAA
- the nifJ gene encoding pyruvate:ferredoxin (flavodoxin) oxidoreductase: MKKVYKTMDGCEAAAYASYAFTEVAGIYPITPSSPIAEYVDAWAAAGMKNLFNMPVKVVEMQSEAGAAGSVHGSLQAGALTATYTASQGLLLKIPNMYKIAGELLPCVMHVTARSLATHALSIFGDHQDIYACRGTGFAMLASHSVQEVMDLAGVAHLSAIKGRVPFMHFFDGFRTSHEIQKIEVMDYKVFDELLDRQAVADFRARALSPENPQTKGTAQNDDIYFQMREAQNSYYNALPDIVADYMKKISEVTGRNYAPFVYYGDPEASDIIVAMGSVCECAKEVIDHLRAKGEKVGILCVHLYRPFSEKYFFEALPKSVKRIAVLDRTKEPGSVGEPLYTDVCALFANKQNAPKIIGGRYGLSSKDVNPDQIIAVYENLAKNESKNHFTIGINDDVTFTSLELGEKISLANDDCVECLFYGLGSDGTVGANKNSIKIIGDKTDFYAQAYFAYDSKKSGGYTRSHLRFSKKPIRSTYLVSNADFIACSVPAYLDIYDVVGGIKEGGVFLLNSIWDAKKTIEKIPNSVKKILAQRKAKFFIINATKLARQIGLKGRTNTIMQSAFFKLADIIPYSEAQKYMKEYAFKAYHKKGDDIVEMNYKAIDEGASELVEIAVDPAWASLDDTSANLNSYKGSEFVEKIAKVMNAAKGDELPVSAFKGYEDGAFPGGTTQYEKRGVGVMVPKWIKENCIQCNQCAFVCPHAVIRPFLINEDEMAAAPQGVKENYLDAKGKELKELKYKIQVSPLDCTGCELCAQNCPSKEKSLVMVPFEEQKYEQENADYLFNKVRYKDDLISKENVKGAMFAEPLFEFHGACPGCGETPYITTITRLFGENLIVANATGCSSIYGGSAPSMPYKASQNGKGVAWANSLFEDNAEFGLGMKIANDTMRARIQNIMLESKDSVPNALSALFTDWIENKDDALLASQIKDKLVPLLQANKDNKACEQLFELKNFLTKNSQWIIGGDGWAYDIGYGGLDHILSSGENLNILVLDTEVYSNTGGQSSKSSHTGSIAQFSASGKAGFKKDLGRIAMSNGKVFIAQINSNANQSAMIKALLAAEAYDGVSLIIAYSPCIAHGIKGGLSHSGKQGELATKCGYWPTYIYDPRLIDEGKNPLKITSPEPKWDSYDEFLMNETRYASLKKLNPQHAAALYEANKKDARRRYKELKRLASLDYSDELE; the protein is encoded by the coding sequence ATGAAAAAAGTTTATAAAACCATGGATGGCTGCGAGGCTGCAGCTTATGCAAGCTACGCATTTACCGAGGTTGCTGGTATTTATCCTATAACTCCTAGTTCGCCGATTGCTGAGTATGTGGATGCTTGGGCAGCAGCTGGGATGAAAAATCTTTTTAATATGCCAGTAAAGGTTGTAGAGATGCAAAGCGAGGCCGGTGCTGCAGGCTCAGTACACGGCAGCCTTCAAGCTGGGGCTCTTACTGCGACTTACACAGCGTCTCAAGGACTTTTGTTAAAAATTCCAAATATGTATAAAATCGCTGGCGAGCTACTGCCTTGCGTGATGCATGTTACGGCTCGCAGCCTTGCTACGCACGCTCTTAGCATTTTTGGCGACCACCAAGACATTTATGCATGTCGTGGCACAGGCTTTGCTATGCTAGCTTCTCACAGCGTCCAAGAGGTCATGGACTTAGCTGGTGTGGCGCATTTAAGTGCGATTAAAGGCAGAGTGCCTTTTATGCACTTTTTTGATGGTTTTCGCACCAGCCACGAGATACAAAAGATAGAAGTAATGGACTACAAAGTCTTTGATGAACTGCTTGATAGACAAGCGGTGGCTGATTTTAGAGCTAGGGCTCTAAGTCCAGAAAACCCACAAACAAAAGGCACAGCGCAAAACGATGATATTTATTTTCAAATGCGCGAGGCACAAAATAGCTATTATAATGCTTTGCCTGATATTGTGGCTGATTATATGAAAAAAATCAGCGAGGTTACAGGGCGAAACTACGCTCCTTTTGTCTACTACGGCGACCCTGAGGCTAGCGATATAATAGTAGCTATGGGCTCAGTATGCGAGTGCGCAAAAGAAGTAATAGATCATCTAAGAGCTAAGGGAGAAAAGGTAGGAATTCTCTGCGTTCATCTATACCGCCCATTTAGCGAAAAATACTTCTTTGAGGCCCTGCCAAAAAGCGTAAAACGCATAGCAGTGCTTGATCGCACCAAAGAGCCAGGCAGCGTAGGCGAGCCACTATATACTGATGTTTGTGCTCTATTTGCTAACAAGCAAAACGCCCCAAAAATAATAGGCGGTCGCTATGGTCTAAGCTCAAAAGATGTAAACCCAGACCAAATCATCGCAGTATATGAAAACCTAGCTAAAAATGAGAGCAAAAACCACTTTACAATAGGTATAAACGATGATGTAACCTTTACTAGCTTAGAGCTTGGCGAGAAAATCAGCCTAGCAAATGATGATTGCGTGGAGTGCTTATTTTACGGACTTGGCAGCGATGGCACTGTGGGGGCAAACAAAAACTCTATTAAAATCATCGGTGATAAAACTGATTTTTACGCACAAGCGTATTTTGCCTATGATAGCAAAAAATCAGGCGGCTACACTCGCTCTCACCTACGCTTTAGCAAAAAGCCTATTCGCTCAACCTATCTAGTATCAAACGCTGATTTTATCGCTTGTAGCGTCCCAGCTTACCTTGATATCTATGATGTAGTAGGTGGGATAAAAGAAGGTGGAGTTTTTCTACTAAACTCTATTTGGGATGCTAAAAAAACCATAGAAAAAATCCCAAATAGCGTAAAAAAAATCCTAGCCCAGCGCAAAGCAAAGTTTTTTATCATAAATGCTACCAAATTAGCTAGGCAAATAGGGCTAAAAGGTCGCACAAATACTATAATGCAATCAGCATTTTTTAAGCTAGCTGATATCATACCATACAGCGAGGCTCAAAAATACATGAAAGAATACGCCTTTAAAGCCTATCACAAAAAAGGCGATGATATAGTAGAGATGAACTACAAAGCAATCGATGAGGGTGCTAGCGAGCTAGTAGAGATAGCAGTAGATCCAGCGTGGGCGAGCTTAGATGATACTAGCGCAAACTTGAATTCCTACAAAGGCAGCGAGTTTGTAGAAAAAATCGCAAAAGTAATGAACGCTGCAAAAGGCGACGAGCTGCCAGTCTCAGCGTTTAAAGGATATGAGGACGGAGCCTTCCCTGGCGGCACTACGCAGTATGAAAAGCGTGGTGTTGGCGTCATGGTACCAAAATGGATAAAAGAAAATTGTATCCAATGTAACCAGTGTGCCTTTGTCTGTCCACATGCTGTAATAAGGCCATTTCTCATAAACGAAGACGAGATGGCAGCAGCACCGCAAGGCGTAAAAGAGAACTACTTAGATGCTAAGGGCAAAGAGCTAAAAGAGCTAAAATACAAAATTCAAGTAAGTCCGCTTGATTGCACCGGCTGTGAGCTGTGTGCCCAAAACTGCCCTAGCAAAGAAAAATCTCTTGTCATGGTGCCTTTTGAGGAGCAAAAATACGAGCAAGAAAATGCTGATTATTTATTTAACAAAGTGCGATATAAAGATGATCTCATTAGCAAAGAAAACGTAAAAGGCGCAATGTTTGCCGAGCCGTTATTTGAGTTTCACGGAGCTTGTCCGGGCTGTGGCGAGACGCCTTATATCACAACGATAACTAGGCTTTTTGGAGAAAATTTGATAGTAGCAAACGCCACAGGCTGTAGCTCGATCTATGGTGGCTCAGCCCCTAGCATGCCGTATAAAGCCAGCCAAAACGGCAAGGGCGTAGCGTGGGCAAACTCGCTATTTGAGGATAATGCTGAGTTTGGACTAGGTATGAAAATAGCAAATGATACCATGCGCGCTCGCATACAAAATATCATGCTTGAGAGCAAAGATAGCGTGCCAAACGCTCTTAGTGCGCTATTTACCGACTGGATAGAAAATAAAGATGACGCCCTGCTAGCTAGCCAAATAAAAGACAAACTCGTGCCGCTTTTGCAAGCAAATAAGGATAATAAAGCCTGTGAGCAGCTTTTTGAGCTTAAAAATTTCTTAACCAAGAACTCTCAGTGGATCATAGGTGGCGATGGCTGGGCGTATGATATAGGCTATGGTGGGCTTGATCACATTCTCTCAAGTGGCGAAAATCTAAATATCCTAGTGCTAGATACCGAAGTCTACTCAAACACCGGCGGACAAAGCTCAAAATCAAGCCACACAGGCTCTATTGCGCAATTTAGCGCCTCTGGTAAGGCTGGGTTTAAAAAAGATCTAGGGCGAATTGCTATGAGTAATGGCAAGGTTTTTATCGCTCAAATCAACTCAAACGCAAATCAAAGCGCTATGATAAAGGCTCTACTAGCCGCCGAGGCTTATGATGGCGTAAGTCTCATCATCGCTTATAGTCCGTGCATCGCTCATGGTATAAAAGGCGGTCTTAGCCACAGCGGCAAACAAGGCGAGCTAGCCACAAAGTGCGGCTACTGGCCTACATATATTTATGACCCAAGGCTCATTGATGAGGGTAAAAATCCGCTAAAAATCACAAGCCCTGAGCCAAAATGGGATAGCTATGATGAGTTTTTGATGAACGAAACTCGCTACGCAAGCCTTAAAAAGCTAAATCCACAGCACGCAGCGGCTTTGTATGAAGCAAATAAAAAAGACGCGAGGCGCAGATACAAAGAGCTAAAACGCCTAGCAAGTTTGGATTATAGCGACGAGCTTGAATAG
- the mqnP gene encoding menaquinone biosynthesis prenyltransferase MqnP gives MTLKALKDTLELIVFKHSIFALPFIFTAMFVASKSLNGTAWFGWHLLIFGVLCAVSARNFAMGVNRYHDAAIDALNPRTASRPSVDGRIGKSNMKIFIAINALIFVLSSAFINSLAFWLSFPFLLVLASYSYFKSFSALAHVILGLCLGLSPIAGAVAVLAEIPLWSVLLCCGVVFWVAGFDVLYALQDMEFDKKMGLFSIPSRFGHDASMAAAALFHALAVLFWLLFAAAAGLGGFAYAGVLVCAFILYKEHLIVRKDFSKIDKAFFTLNGWVSVAFMVFVWVSL, from the coding sequence ATGACACTAAAAGCCCTAAAAGACACACTAGAACTCATTGTTTTTAAGCATTCTATTTTTGCTTTACCTTTCATCTTTACAGCGATGTTTGTAGCTAGCAAAAGCCTAAATGGTACGGCGTGGTTCGGCTGGCATTTGCTGATTTTTGGCGTACTTTGTGCGGTATCAGCTCGCAACTTTGCTATGGGAGTAAACCGCTACCACGACGCAGCGATTGATGCTCTAAACCCACGCACAGCAAGCCGCCCTAGCGTGGATGGCAGGATTGGCAAGAGCAATATGAAAATCTTTATTGCCATAAACGCCCTTATTTTCGTGCTTAGCTCAGCTTTTATAAACTCGCTTGCTTTTTGGCTGTCTTTCCCCTTTTTGCTAGTTTTGGCAAGCTACTCGTATTTTAAGAGCTTTTCTGCACTAGCGCATGTGATTTTAGGACTTTGCCTTGGGCTCTCGCCTATAGCTGGGGCTGTGGCTGTGCTAGCTGAAATTCCGCTTTGGAGCGTGCTACTTTGCTGTGGAGTGGTGTTTTGGGTGGCTGGCTTTGATGTGCTTTATGCTCTTCAAGACATGGAATTTGATAAAAAAATGGGGCTTTTTAGTATCCCATCTCGTTTTGGGCATGATGCTAGCATGGCAGCAGCAGCCTTGTTTCACGCATTAGCGGTGCTGTTTTGGCTGCTTTTTGCTGCTGCGGCTGGACTGGGGGGCTTTGCTTACGCAGGAGTTTTAGTTTGTGCTTTTATACTTTATAAAGAGCATTTGATCGTGCGCAAGGACTTTAGCAAGATTGATAAGGCGTTTTTTACGCTAAATGGCTGGGTGAGCGTAGCATTTATGGTATTTGTATGGGTGAGCTTATGA
- the miaA gene encoding tRNA (adenosine(37)-N6)-dimethylallyltransferase MiaA: protein MKQIAIIGATASGKTALALELAPLLNTVILSLDSLCVYKEISVASAKPSPDELASIKHFGVDLKSVDEDFSAGEFFCEYKRASEFCKAQGKNLIITGGSGFYLKALISGLAPRVPRASFYPQNNEIFALAKSCDSEFCAKYSTNDTFRLQKWFDIYSFLGNSSLGNSRIPSEFLKANTKEPLIKNIEIYELCWEKELLKERIKKRTCAMLSSGLLGEAKGLFGSFDHSLKPLNSVGLKECGQFLRGEILNENELKELIITHTAQLAKRQRTFFNSQFSAKKLSFESAKSVILESCKEWNS, encoded by the coding sequence TTGAAGCAAATCGCAATAATAGGGGCTACCGCAAGTGGCAAAACAGCCCTAGCCTTAGAGCTTGCGCCCTTGCTAAATACTGTGATTTTAAGCCTTGATTCGCTATGCGTGTATAAAGAAATCTCTGTCGCCTCAGCAAAACCAAGCCCTGATGAGCTAGCTAGCATAAAGCATTTTGGCGTGGATTTAAAAAGCGTGGATGAAGATTTTAGCGCAGGCGAGTTTTTTTGCGAGTATAAAAGGGCCTCCGAGTTTTGTAAAGCGCAGGGCAAAAACCTCATCATCACAGGCGGTTCTGGCTTTTATCTAAAAGCACTGATTTCAGGGCTTGCGCCGAGAGTGCCTAGAGCTAGTTTTTATCCGCAAAATAACGAGATTTTTGCGCTTGCAAAAAGCTGTGATAGCGAGTTTTGCGCCAAATACAGCACAAATGATACTTTTAGATTACAAAAGTGGTTTGATATTTACTCTTTTTTAGGGAATTCTAGTTTGGGGAATTCTAGAATTCCTAGCGAGTTTTTAAAGGCAAATACAAAAGAGCCTTTGATAAAAAATATTGAAATTTACGAGCTTTGCTGGGAAAAAGAGCTTTTAAAAGAACGCATTAAAAAGCGCACTTGCGCAATGCTTAGCTCTGGGCTTTTGGGCGAGGCAAAGGGGCTTTTTGGCTCTTTTGATCACAGCTTAAAGCCACTAAATTCAGTGGGGCTAAAAGAGTGTGGGCAGTTTTTGCGTGGCGAGATTTTAAATGAAAATGAGCTAAAAGAGCTTATTATAACGCACACAGCGCAGCTTGCTAAAAGACAGCGCACTTTTTTTAACTCTCAATTTAGTGCTAAAAAACTAAGCTTTGAGAGCGCAAAAAGCGTGATTTTAGAGAGCTGTAAAGAGTGGAATTCCTAG